In uncultured Methanobacterium sp., a genomic segment contains:
- a CDS encoding TspO/MBR family protein: MESSTKNDILKLAGSFIIVIIFAAIGSLATFSQIPTWYATLIRPDWAPPSWVFPVVWTTLYILMALALFLVWRKGLETKPAKVAVAIFLVQLAINAIWSVVFFGLHSLGGGVVLVVMLWIAILANIIVFYRISKWAGILLVPYIIWVTIVSYLNYTVYLLNP; this comes from the coding sequence ATGGAAAGTTCTACTAAGAATGATATTTTAAAGCTGGCAGGATCCTTTATAATCGTTATTATTTTTGCAGCCATAGGTAGTTTGGCTACCTTTTCTCAAATACCAACCTGGTATGCGACTCTAATTAGACCAGACTGGGCACCACCAAGCTGGGTGTTCCCGGTGGTATGGACTACTCTTTACATCTTAATGGCACTGGCACTGTTCCTGGTGTGGAGGAAAGGTCTGGAAACCAAACCTGCAAAGGTGGCAGTAGCAATATTTTTAGTGCAGCTGGCCATAAACGCCATATGGTCGGTGGTATTCTTCGGACTCCATTCCCTAGGAGGTGGAGTGGTACTGGTAGTAATGCTGTGGATAGCAATACTGGCCAACATCATTGTATTCTACCGAATATCCAAATGGGCAGGCATACTCCTCGTACCTTACATAATATGGGTTACAATAGTCAGTTACCTCAACTACACAGTATATCTCTTAAATCCATAA